The Natronogracilivirga saccharolytica region CAAGATCATAGTAAAGCGATTCATTGTACTCTTTAACACGGCGGTAACTTCCGTATATATTCCCTATGTGGAATGAAAAACCGAGTCCTCCCAATATGATCGAAGAGTAATGATTCAATCCGTTATTTACAATGGATTCTCCGGTGAGAGCCGCCAGCCCGCCTGCAAGGAGAAAGCTGTAGGCCGCATCCCAGGTCCTTCCGGCATACAGCATTCCCGAACCGGGGACAAATGTCGATAATGCACCGGCCAGGAAAGGGGATTTTGATGAGGGCAACGCATTCAGCTCCCTGTAGAAATTATCTGTTTCAGTTCTTTCCATAAAGGGCTCTTCAGCAGCACCCGAAAGTTGATAGAATGCATCGCGGGCCTCGTCAGGATTTCTCGAAAAAACATGGTATATGCTTGTATTCAGCAATGTGAGGGGATCGCCTTTGTTGTCTGATCCGTGGTGCAGCGCCTGCCCGTCTGAAGAGGTGTTACGACTTACTCTGAACTTTTTGAACGCGTCCAGCTGCCTCCCGGATAAATACCACCCTTCCAGTTTCCTTTGATAGCTGTTCTTTTCTTCAAAATCCAGATCCGCTTCTTCGACAATTTTCCGTAATAAACCTGTTGCAGAATCATGATTTCTCAGAAGCCACTCGGACCAGGCACCTAATGCCGCTTTTTGAATCCAGTCGGACTCATCAGGTTCAAGTGAAGCCGTTAACGTTGAAACGGGCTGATAGTACTCATTTTCATAGAGGTACTCCCAGAACGATAAAGGGAACGACCGGAGTGAGTCGTTGCCGCCGTGGGATAATGCCGCCGCCGGAACAGGCAGTAAAGCTAACGTAAAAAGTGCCCCTGCGGCCAATAATACGATGGTCTTTTTATTGCAGGGCATTTATTCGGACGAGGTATAGTTGCCGGCCGGATCTATAAAGTATCTCCGGTTTTCATCCAGGGGGTAGGAGCCATACATGCCCGGAAGCCCGTTGCACCGTAAAAGCCGGTCGAATGTTAACAGATAGCCTGTTGCGAAATTCTCCTTGCGGAATGCCTGTCTGGAAAACTCGGAACAGTTCGGGTGAAACGGGCAGGATGTATTGTCGTGAGGTGAGATCATGTTCTGATAAAATGCCAGAACCAGCTGCGAGCCAGAATCGATGCTGCCGGAACTGCGGGAATCACTGTGATCCGAAGAAATTGCCGATTTCAAATCCTCAAAATCGTCAGAAAGATCCTGGGCATCAGCAGAAATACTGAAAAAGAAGAGCAGGATGAATATGCAGCGTAAATGCTTCAAAATTGCCGTGTTTCAATTTCTGCGTTCTCCGGGAAAGCAAAATTCCGGACAGAGTCGGGAATATCCGGATTTACCGAGATCTCGTCAAAATAGAGTTTCTCATGAGTAGAGCTGCGCTGATTTTGATGCGATGTGCTTATTTTTGTCGGTATCGCGTGACCATCAATGGTTTTGTGTCCATCCAGCTCAGTCTCCAGTGATATTGACTGTGCTTCAAACCGGGCTTTGACAATGACATTGCCGGAGTGATAAACTTCAAATACCCCGTTTTCGGAACCGGAAGCATGTTCCCATTGTGTGATTAAGGTGTCACCGGAAGTGCTGTTGGACCGCACCTTAAAGCCGATGGCTGCCAGTCCGTAATCATCTTTCAGAGAAGCGATTAAGGAATTGACTATGGGCAGGTCAAACGGAGTGTCGGACGACATGTGGTACCCCCGGTTGCTGTACGGGTAGTATACTTTCATGCTGCCGCCGTCGACATAAGAAATTTGATTTACCGGATGATGAACATGCAGGTGCAGTGACTCATCAAAATAATATGCCCTGCCCAGCAGAGTATCGGATGAGTTATCACCTTTCTGAATTTGCTTGAATTCGAAAGCTATGTTATCCGGCTGGTTCTGACCATACACCTCTGCGGCAAGGGCAAAAAAAATCAGCAACAGGGCTGCCTTTGCCGGGAGGTGCTGTAACAGCCGGCATGCATTACAGCGGATCATCGGCAGCAGCAA contains the following coding sequences:
- the yidD gene encoding membrane protein insertion efficiency factor YidD, giving the protein MKHLRCIFILLFFFSISADAQDLSDDFEDLKSAISSDHSDSRSSGSIDSGSQLVLAFYQNMISPHDNTSCPFHPNCSEFSRQAFRKENFATGYLLTFDRLLRCNGLPGMYGSYPLDENRRYFIDPAGNYTSSE